A genomic stretch from Cellulomonas sp. KRMCY2 includes:
- a CDS encoding bifunctional 3,4-dihydroxy-2-butanone-4-phosphate synthase/GTP cyclohydrolase II: MSGAQQTDRVLLGTVEDAIDALRAGRPVLVADSPDRENEADVILAAQSATAEWVGWTIRHSSGYLCAPMPADRADALELPLMVPHSQDPRRTAYTVTVDAVDGVTTGISAADRARTLQVLADPAAGPHSVIRPGHVLPLRAVPGGVLHRAGHTEAAVDLCRLAGLEPVAGIAELVHDDGSMMRLVDAAALARAEGLVILTIQDLIAWRRTHGDIPAADGVAVVPERRVHATSTARLPTRHGLFVVHGYRDLRTGAGHVALVPVDVESPARVPVVRVHSECLTGDAFGSVRCDCGPQLDTSLEQVAKSGGAVVYLRGHEGRGIGLLSKIDAYALQDAGFDTVEANLELGLPADRREYGAAASILLDLGLDTIRLLTNNPAKVTGLSVHGVVIDEVLPIEVGRTSENAAYLHTKAVAMGHLLTRHDVQEESR, from the coding sequence GTGAGCGGGGCTCAGCAGACCGACCGGGTGCTGCTCGGCACCGTCGAGGACGCGATCGACGCCCTGCGGGCCGGTCGGCCGGTCCTGGTCGCCGACTCACCGGACCGTGAGAACGAGGCCGATGTCATCCTCGCGGCACAGTCGGCCACGGCCGAGTGGGTCGGCTGGACCATCCGGCACTCGTCCGGCTACCTGTGCGCACCGATGCCGGCCGACCGTGCGGACGCGCTCGAGCTGCCGCTGATGGTGCCGCACAGCCAGGACCCGCGACGCACCGCCTACACGGTGACCGTCGATGCGGTCGACGGGGTCACGACCGGCATCTCGGCCGCGGACCGTGCCCGCACCCTGCAGGTCCTCGCCGATCCGGCCGCCGGGCCGCACAGCGTGATCCGACCGGGCCACGTGCTGCCGCTGCGAGCCGTCCCCGGAGGGGTCCTGCACCGCGCCGGGCACACCGAGGCCGCCGTCGACCTGTGCCGGCTCGCCGGGCTCGAGCCGGTCGCCGGGATCGCCGAGCTCGTGCACGACGACGGCTCGATGATGCGGCTCGTCGATGCCGCGGCACTCGCCCGCGCCGAGGGACTGGTCATCCTGACCATCCAGGACCTGATCGCCTGGCGGCGCACGCACGGCGACATCCCCGCCGCGGACGGCGTGGCGGTCGTCCCCGAGCGTCGCGTGCACGCGACGAGCACGGCGCGCCTGCCGACCCGGCACGGTCTGTTCGTGGTGCACGGCTACCGCGACCTGCGCACCGGCGCCGGTCACGTCGCCCTCGTCCCGGTCGACGTCGAGTCGCCCGCACGCGTCCCGGTCGTCCGGGTGCACTCCGAGTGCCTGACCGGTGATGCTTTCGGCTCGGTGCGGTGCGACTGCGGACCCCAGCTCGACACCTCGCTCGAGCAGGTCGCCAAGAGCGGCGGCGCCGTGGTCTACCTGCGCGGTCACGAGGGCCGCGGCATCGGTCTGCTGTCCAAGATCGACGCCTATGCCCTCCAGGACGCCGGCTTCGACACCGTGGAGGCCAACCTGGAGCTGGGCCTCCCGGCCGATCGTCGCGAGTACGGCGCAGCGGCGTCGATCCTGCTCGACCTCGGGCTCGACACGATCCGCCTGCTGACCAACAACCCGGCGAAGGTGACCGGACTGAGCGTGCACGGCGTCGTGATCGACGAGGTCCTGCCGATCGAGGTGGGCCGGACGTCGGAGAACGCCGCCTACCTGCACACCAAGGCGGTGGCCATGGGCCATCTGCTGACCCGTCACGACGTCCAGGAGGAGTC
- a CDS encoding riboflavin synthase gives MFTGIIEEIGTVVALEPGGGDARLTLRGPLVTTGTHPGDSIAVDGCCLTVTEINDGDFVVDVMPETLRRSTLGALRIGAPVNLERAVRADGRLDGHLVQGHVDGVGTLRSRTPGPRWDDLVLGCPVELARYVAEKGSITVSGVSLTITQAGDDSFGVSLIPTTLRATTLGRLEVGDPVNLEVDVIAKYVERLMGRAAPAPAGGELL, from the coding sequence ATGTTCACCGGGATCATCGAGGAGATCGGCACCGTCGTCGCCCTCGAGCCGGGTGGCGGCGACGCGCGTCTGACGCTGCGCGGTCCGCTGGTCACGACCGGCACGCACCCGGGCGACTCGATCGCCGTCGACGGCTGCTGCCTGACGGTGACCGAGATCAACGACGGCGACTTCGTGGTCGACGTCATGCCCGAGACCCTGCGCCGCAGCACGCTCGGTGCCCTGCGGATCGGGGCGCCGGTGAACCTCGAGCGGGCCGTCCGGGCCGACGGCCGCCTCGACGGACACCTGGTCCAGGGTCATGTCGACGGTGTGGGGACGCTGCGCAGCCGCACCCCTGGCCCGCGGTGGGACGACCTCGTGCTCGGCTGCCCGGTGGAGCTCGCCCGGTACGTCGCCGAGAAGGGCTCGATCACCGTCTCCGGGGTCTCGCTGACGATCACCCAGGCGGGCGACGACAGCTTCGGGGTCTCGCTCATCCCGACGACCCTGCGCGCCACGACGCTCGGCCGGCTCGAGGTCGGTGACCCGGTGAACCTCGAGGTCGACGTGATCGCCAAGTACGTCGAGCGGCTGATGGGCCGGGCCGCTCCGGCTCCGGCCGGGGGAGAGCTGCTGTGA
- the ribD gene encoding bifunctional diaminohydroxyphosphoribosylaminopyrimidine deaminase/5-amino-6-(5-phosphoribosylamino)uracil reductase RibD, which yields MADGHQREMVAMDRALELAVLGPAHGPNPRVGCVLLAADGRTIAEGHHAGAGTPHAEAAALAAARASGADPTGSTAVVTLEPCAHTGRTGPCTDALIAAGVARVVYAVDDPNHAAAGGARRLAAAGVDVVGGVRRDEGERVLRIWLHALRTGRPFVTVKIATTLDGRVAAADGSSRWITSPEARQHAHRFRATVDALAIGTGTALVDDPALTARTADGGLDPHQPLRVVVGHRPVPPAARLHGPGGELVTLRTHDVAEVLGQLAAREVRHLLVEGGPRLAAAFLRSGTVDEIHAYVAPVLLGAGPAAVADLGIESIADALRLHTRQVEVVGPDLLIVGEPLRRTTTTHPPANAPKET from the coding sequence ATGGCTGACGGTCACCAGCGGGAGATGGTCGCGATGGACCGCGCCCTCGAGCTCGCCGTCCTGGGTCCGGCACACGGCCCGAACCCCCGGGTCGGCTGCGTGCTCCTCGCCGCGGACGGCCGCACGATCGCCGAGGGCCATCACGCGGGTGCCGGGACCCCCCACGCCGAGGCGGCGGCCCTTGCCGCGGCACGGGCGAGCGGGGCGGACCCGACCGGTTCGACAGCCGTCGTCACCCTCGAGCCCTGTGCGCACACCGGCCGCACCGGTCCGTGCACCGACGCCCTGATCGCCGCCGGGGTCGCCCGCGTGGTGTACGCGGTGGACGACCCGAACCACGCCGCGGCGGGCGGGGCGCGCCGGCTCGCGGCCGCCGGCGTCGACGTCGTCGGCGGTGTGCGCCGCGACGAGGGCGAACGCGTGCTGCGGATCTGGCTGCACGCCCTGCGGACCGGCCGCCCCTTCGTGACGGTGAAGATCGCGACCACCCTGGACGGGCGGGTCGCCGCCGCCGACGGCTCGAGCCGGTGGATCACGTCGCCGGAGGCACGGCAGCACGCACACCGGTTCCGGGCGACCGTCGACGCGCTCGCGATCGGCACGGGCACGGCCCTGGTCGACGACCCGGCCCTCACCGCGCGCACGGCGGACGGCGGCCTCGACCCGCACCAGCCGCTGCGGGTCGTCGTCGGTCACCGCCCCGTGCCGCCGGCCGCGCGCCTGCACGGGCCCGGCGGGGAACTCGTCACGCTGCGTACCCACGACGTCGCCGAGGTCCTGGGGCAGCTGGCCGCCCGCGAGGTCCGGCACCTGCTCGTCGAGGGCGGGCCGAGACTGGCCGCGGCGTTCCTGCGGTCCGGCACCGTCGACGAGATCCACGCCTACGTCGCTCCGGTGCTGCTGGGAGCAGGTCCCGCCGCCGTCGCCGATCTGGGCATCGAATCGATCGCCGACGCGCTGCGGCTGCACACCCGGCAGGTCGAGGTCGTCGGGCCGGACCTGCTGATCGTCGGCGAGCCGCTCCGCCGAACCACCACGACGCACCCACCAGCCAACGCACCGAAGGAGACCTGA
- the rpe gene encoding ribulose-phosphate 3-epimerase yields the protein MDVLITPSILSADFTNLEAELGRIASADFAHVDVMDNHFVPNLTIGLPVVERLVRVSPVPVDVHLMIEDPDRWAPGFAEVGAASVTFHAEAAQAPVRLARELRRLGARAGLALRPATPVEPFLDLLGEIDMLLVMTVEPGFGGQPFIDGTLPKIRRARQAIGESGLDVWVQVDGGVSVTTIERAAEAGANVFVAGSAVYGADDAAAAISELRRLAALGHRH from the coding sequence ATGGACGTCCTGATCACCCCGAGCATCCTCTCGGCCGACTTCACCAACCTCGAGGCCGAGCTCGGCCGGATCGCGTCCGCCGACTTCGCGCACGTCGACGTCATGGACAACCACTTCGTGCCGAACCTGACGATCGGGCTGCCGGTCGTCGAACGGCTCGTCCGCGTCTCCCCGGTGCCGGTCGACGTGCACCTGATGATCGAGGACCCGGACCGGTGGGCGCCGGGCTTCGCCGAGGTGGGCGCCGCATCGGTCACCTTCCACGCCGAGGCCGCCCAGGCACCCGTGCGGTTGGCGCGCGAGCTGCGGCGGCTCGGCGCCCGGGCCGGGCTCGCGCTGCGCCCGGCGACCCCGGTGGAACCCTTCCTCGACCTGCTCGGCGAGATCGACATGCTGCTCGTGATGACTGTCGAGCCCGGCTTCGGCGGGCAGCCGTTCATCGACGGCACCCTGCCCAAGATCCGGCGCGCCCGCCAGGCGATCGGCGAGTCCGGCCTCGACGTGTGGGTGCAGGTCGACGGCGGTGTCTCGGTCACGACGATCGAGCGCGCGGCCGAGGCCGGCGCCAACGTCTTCGTCGCAGGGTCGGCCGTGTACGGGGCCGACGACGCTGCCGCCGCGATCAGCGAGCTGCGCCGCCTCGCGGCGCTCGGCCACCGGCACTGA
- a CDS encoding RsmB/NOP family class I SAM-dependent RNA methyltransferase encodes MTEHGDRHGRHEGSDRHGDKHGSDKHGSDKHGSDKHSGDKHSSDKHSAGEGGARRDAAGRQRGPARAAGRSAPRTSQTPAERRRTGDPARTAAFDVLREVAESEAYANLVLPPMLRHRGITGRDAGFATELAYGTLRLLGRYDAVIVIAAQRPTSAIDPPVLDLLRLGAHQLLAMRVPPHAAVSETVALARGRVGAGAAQFVNAVLRTISATPLPEWLSRIEEAAGPDDTARLAVAYSHPAWIVRAMRQALMADHRDPAELDELLDADNAPPAVTVVARPGLADRAEVLDASPGAVAGRWTPTAVVLRGGDPAGVPGMREGRVGVQDEGSQLVALALAAVEIEPRARGTGTPDRGTGAAGEVWLDLCAGPGGKAALLGAIAVGRGASLVANELAPHRALLVERAVAALPGATVQVRCADGRDAGTLEPGRYDRVLVDAPCTGLGALRRRPESRWRRTPADLGPLTELQRTLLGSALDAVRPGGVVAYATCSPHMAETQLVVRDVLKRRDDVVQLDARDAVRAVAGPDIELGTGPWVQLWPHVHGTDAMHLVLLRKVSSAVSAPADPDPTGD; translated from the coding sequence ATGACCGAGCACGGCGACCGACACGGCAGGCACGAGGGCAGCGACCGGCACGGCGACAAGCACGGCAGTGACAAGCACGGCAGTGACAAGCACGGCAGTGACAAGCACAGCGGTGACAAGCACAGCAGTGACAAGCACAGCGCCGGCGAGGGCGGCGCGCGACGCGACGCTGCCGGCCGGCAGCGTGGGCCGGCGCGGGCAGCGGGTCGGTCCGCGCCACGTACCAGCCAGACGCCCGCGGAGCGCCGGCGCACCGGTGACCCGGCCAGGACGGCGGCCTTCGACGTGCTCCGCGAGGTCGCGGAGTCCGAGGCCTACGCCAACCTCGTGCTGCCCCCCATGCTGCGGCACCGCGGGATCACCGGGCGGGATGCCGGGTTCGCGACCGAGCTCGCCTACGGCACGCTGCGGCTCCTCGGCCGGTACGACGCGGTGATCGTGATCGCAGCCCAGCGACCGACGTCCGCGATCGACCCGCCCGTCCTCGACCTGCTGCGGCTCGGCGCACACCAGCTGCTGGCCATGCGGGTGCCGCCGCACGCGGCGGTCTCCGAGACGGTCGCCCTGGCGCGCGGTCGGGTCGGAGCCGGTGCCGCACAGTTCGTCAACGCCGTGCTGCGCACGATCTCCGCCACACCCCTCCCGGAGTGGCTGAGCCGGATCGAGGAGGCGGCTGGTCCTGACGACACCGCACGCCTCGCCGTCGCCTACAGCCACCCGGCGTGGATCGTCCGGGCGATGCGCCAGGCGCTGATGGCCGACCATCGTGACCCGGCCGAGCTGGACGAGCTGCTCGACGCCGACAACGCACCACCCGCGGTGACCGTCGTGGCGCGTCCGGGCCTTGCCGACCGGGCCGAGGTCCTCGACGCATCACCCGGTGCCGTCGCAGGACGATGGACGCCGACCGCCGTGGTGCTGCGCGGGGGCGATCCCGCCGGCGTGCCGGGGATGCGAGAGGGCCGGGTCGGCGTCCAGGACGAAGGCAGCCAGCTCGTGGCCCTTGCCCTGGCTGCCGTCGAGATCGAGCCACGCGCGCGCGGCACGGGCACCCCGGACCGCGGCACCGGAGCCGCGGGCGAGGTGTGGCTCGACCTGTGCGCCGGACCGGGCGGCAAGGCGGCGCTGCTCGGGGCGATCGCCGTCGGCCGTGGCGCGAGCCTGGTCGCCAACGAGCTCGCGCCCCACCGGGCACTGCTCGTCGAACGCGCTGTCGCCGCCCTGCCCGGTGCGACCGTGCAGGTCCGGTGCGCCGACGGCCGCGACGCCGGGACGCTCGAGCCGGGCCGGTACGACCGCGTGCTGGTCGACGCACCGTGCACCGGCCTCGGGGCCCTTCGGCGCCGGCCCGAGTCACGATGGCGACGCACCCCGGCCGATCTCGGTCCGCTGACCGAGCTGCAGCGCACCTTGCTCGGTTCGGCGCTGGACGCCGTCCGGCCGGGCGGGGTGGTGGCCTACGCGACCTGTTCGCCGCACATGGCCGAGACGCAGCTCGTGGTGCGGGACGTGCTCAAGCGCCGCGACGATGTCGTCCAGCTCGATGCCCGGGACGCGGTGCGAGCGGTCGCGGGACCCGACATCGAGCTCGGCACGGGGCCGTGGGTCCAGCTGTGGCCGCACGTGCACGGCACGGACGCCATGCACCTCGTCCTGCTGCGCAAGGTGTCCTCCGCCGTGTCGGCTCCCGCCGACCCCGACCCCACGGGAGACTGA
- the fmt gene encoding methionyl-tRNA formyltransferase, producing the protein MRLLFVGTPAVALPTLDALLDSGHEVVAVLTRPDAPAGRGRRTTASPVKERARAAGVEVLTPRSPGDPDLRTHLASLDLNCAPVVAYGGLLPQALLDIPTLGWVNLHFSLLPAWRGAAPVQHSLLHGDEVTGATTFRIEAGLDTGPVYGTLTETIRPRDTSGDLLDRLARAGSGLMLATLDGLADGSLVAVPQPQEGVSLAPRLTKDDGRVRWEHPALATDRRVRACTPAPGAWTTAPDGTRLKLGPVRLRADVTDLAPGELAVGRAEVLVGTGTHAVALGDVEAAGRRLMPAADWARGARPTDGARLGTS; encoded by the coding sequence ATGCGTCTGCTGTTCGTCGGGACCCCGGCGGTTGCCCTCCCCACGCTCGACGCCCTGCTCGACTCCGGGCACGAGGTCGTCGCGGTCCTGACCCGGCCCGACGCTCCCGCCGGCCGTGGGCGTAGGACGACCGCGAGCCCGGTCAAGGAGCGGGCCCGGGCGGCGGGGGTCGAGGTGCTGACACCGCGGTCGCCGGGCGACCCCGACCTGCGTACCCACCTGGCGTCCCTGGACCTGAACTGCGCGCCGGTCGTCGCCTACGGCGGGCTCCTGCCGCAGGCCCTGCTCGACATCCCGACCCTCGGCTGGGTGAACCTGCACTTCTCCCTGCTGCCGGCCTGGCGCGGAGCGGCACCCGTGCAGCACTCGTTGCTGCACGGCGACGAGGTCACCGGCGCGACGACTTTCCGGATCGAGGCGGGTCTGGACACCGGTCCGGTGTACGGGACCCTGACCGAGACCATCCGGCCCCGCGACACGTCGGGTGACCTGCTCGACCGGCTGGCCCGCGCCGGCTCCGGACTGATGCTCGCGACCCTCGACGGCCTCGCCGACGGTTCGCTCGTCGCTGTCCCGCAGCCCCAGGAGGGTGTGAGCCTCGCGCCGCGGCTGACCAAGGACGACGGTCGGGTCCGGTGGGAGCACCCCGCCCTGGCCACCGACCGGCGGGTCCGCGCGTGCACCCCCGCACCCGGGGCCTGGACGACGGCTCCGGACGGGACCCGCCTCAAGCTCGGCCCGGTCCGGCTGCGCGCGGACGTGACCGACCTCGCGCCGGGCGAGCTCGCCGTCGGGCGCGCCGAGGTGCTCGTCGGGACCGGGACGCATGCCGTGGCACTCGGTGACGTCGAGGCCGCCGGCCGGCGGTTGATGCCGGCGGCCGACTGGGCTCGGGGCGCACGGCCCACCGACGGCGCACGACTGGGGACCTCATGA
- a CDS encoding primosomal protein N', which produces MDTPGTAAAEQLTLAGLPGPRAPRRTRRAEPGPVATELPVARVTVDRPQAHLDRVFEYAVPEALSDAARPGVRVKVRFGGQDLDGYLLERAAEAEHDGELTPVRRVVSPEPVLTPEVLALARAVARRYAGTLADVLRLAVPPRHARVEQEMWSVPPPTDEAPADRIPETVAAPDGWDAYTGGAAFLRRVAAGQDPRAVWQALPGCAGTSWADGLAQAAQAALDGGRGALVVLPSAAEVRLMEQALLRAGIRAWTPGASRGWVRLMADDGPAVRYRSFLAVRRGAADVVIGTRAAAFAPVRRLGLAVCWDDADHLHAEPRAPYPHARDVLAMRADLEHCAVLVGGLIRSVAAQRWVTTGYARALVAPREVVRGRTPRVVALTAVELAAEGPAAAARLPGAAWRAVRDGLTRGPVLIQVPRAGYVPSIACARCRTMARCPGCNGPLHLPASGSTPQCRWCGRLAGDWRCPECSATTLRSVRVGSDRTAEELGRAFPGVPVRISGASAAAGVIAAVGEGPALVVATPGAEPVAAAGYAAALLLDAAVVTGRSSLDVAEQALRTWISAASLVRGASDGGVVLLVGDAAHAPTQALVRWDPAGLAERELAERAELRLPPAVHLVALDGPRDAVEALLARITLPAGSEVLGPHAVEAPNGARPDATRDATGGLAAEPAAAVLPDLLLEPESRRPVRALVRAPWDVAAEVTASIAAAVATRSAKREPGSVRVQVEPVDVL; this is translated from the coding sequence GTGGACACCCCGGGCACCGCGGCAGCCGAGCAGCTGACGCTCGCCGGGCTGCCCGGCCCCCGCGCGCCCCGCCGGACCCGGCGGGCCGAGCCAGGCCCGGTCGCGACCGAGCTCCCGGTCGCCCGGGTGACTGTCGACCGGCCGCAGGCCCATCTCGACCGGGTCTTCGAGTACGCCGTCCCCGAGGCGCTGTCCGACGCCGCGCGCCCCGGCGTCCGGGTCAAGGTGCGGTTCGGTGGCCAGGACCTCGACGGTTACCTGCTCGAACGCGCTGCCGAGGCGGAGCACGACGGCGAGCTGACCCCCGTGCGTCGGGTCGTCTCGCCCGAGCCGGTGCTCACGCCCGAGGTGCTCGCCCTGGCGCGCGCCGTCGCGCGCCGCTACGCGGGCACCCTCGCCGACGTGCTCCGGCTGGCCGTGCCCCCACGGCACGCCAGGGTCGAGCAGGAGATGTGGTCGGTCCCGCCACCCACCGACGAGGCACCCGCGGACCGCATCCCGGAGACCGTCGCCGCACCGGACGGCTGGGACGCCTACACCGGTGGCGCAGCGTTCCTGCGACGGGTCGCCGCCGGGCAGGACCCTCGGGCGGTGTGGCAGGCGTTGCCCGGGTGCGCCGGGACGTCGTGGGCCGACGGCCTGGCGCAGGCCGCGCAGGCGGCCCTGGACGGTGGCCGTGGCGCGCTCGTCGTCCTGCCCTCTGCCGCCGAGGTGCGCCTCATGGAGCAGGCCCTGCTGCGCGCAGGCATCCGCGCCTGGACCCCAGGTGCGTCGCGTGGCTGGGTACGGCTGATGGCCGACGACGGACCCGCCGTCCGCTACCGGTCGTTCCTCGCTGTGCGCCGCGGCGCCGCAGACGTCGTGATCGGCACCCGGGCGGCGGCCTTCGCACCCGTCCGGCGACTCGGTCTCGCCGTGTGCTGGGACGACGCCGACCACCTGCACGCCGAACCCCGTGCGCCGTACCCGCATGCCCGCGACGTCCTGGCGATGCGCGCCGACCTGGAGCACTGCGCGGTGCTCGTCGGCGGACTCATCCGCTCGGTCGCGGCACAACGCTGGGTCACGACCGGATACGCCCGTGCGCTCGTCGCTCCGCGCGAGGTGGTCAGAGGCCGCACTCCTCGGGTCGTCGCCCTGACCGCTGTCGAGCTCGCCGCGGAGGGGCCCGCAGCGGCGGCTCGCCTTCCCGGTGCCGCCTGGCGTGCCGTCCGTGACGGCCTGACCCGCGGCCCGGTCCTGATCCAGGTGCCGCGCGCCGGCTACGTGCCGAGCATCGCCTGTGCCCGGTGCCGCACGATGGCACGCTGCCCCGGCTGCAACGGACCGCTGCACCTCCCGGCGAGCGGCAGCACCCCGCAGTGCCGGTGGTGCGGTCGGCTCGCCGGTGACTGGCGCTGCCCCGAGTGCTCGGCGACGACCCTCCGGTCGGTCCGGGTGGGATCCGACCGGACGGCCGAGGAGCTCGGTCGGGCCTTCCCCGGGGTGCCGGTGCGGATCTCTGGCGCCTCGGCCGCTGCCGGAGTGATCGCGGCGGTCGGCGAGGGGCCCGCCCTGGTGGTGGCCACGCCCGGCGCGGAGCCGGTTGCCGCCGCCGGGTACGCCGCCGCCCTGCTGCTCGACGCGGCGGTCGTGACCGGTCGCTCGTCGCTCGACGTCGCGGAGCAGGCGCTGCGGACCTGGATCAGCGCGGCAAGCCTCGTCCGCGGGGCGTCGGACGGGGGAGTGGTGCTGCTCGTCGGCGACGCGGCGCACGCCCCCACGCAGGCACTGGTCCGATGGGACCCGGCGGGGCTCGCCGAGCGCGAGCTGGCCGAGCGTGCCGAGCTCCGGCTCCCGCCCGCTGTCCACCTGGTGGCGCTCGACGGCCCCCGCGACGCCGTGGAGGCCCTGCTGGCGCGGATCACGCTGCCGGCCGGTTCCGAGGTCCTCGGCCCGCACGCCGTCGAGGCACCGAACGGGGCTCGTCCGGATGCCACGCGCGACGCGACGGGCGGCCTCGCCGCCGAGCCGGCAGCCGCCGTGCTGCCCGACCTGCTGCTCGAGCCGGAGAGCCGACGGCCGGTGCGTGCCCTGGTGCGTGCACCGTGGGACGTCGCCGCCGAGGTCACCGCGAGCATCGCGGCAGCGGTCGCCACGCGCAGCGCCAAGCGCGAGCCCGGTTCGGTCCGGGTCCAGGTCGAACCCGTCGACGTCCTCTGA
- the metK gene encoding methionine adenosyltransferase: MTDASQRLFTSESVTEGHPDKVCDQISDGILDAMIAQDPHARVAVETMVTTGLVHVAGEVTTEAYVEIPQVVREVLNRIGYTSSTIGFDAHSCGVSVSIGQQSPDIAAGVDKAWEIRQDSGDLDPLDAQGAGDQGLMFGYASDETPSLMPLPIWLAHRLAERLAIIRKEGTIDYLRPDGKTQVTIAYDGDRPVRLDTVVVSTQHDPGISLETQLAPEVAEHVVAPMLEGLELDTTGHRLLINPTGTFVIGGPQGDAGLTGRKIIVDTYGGMARHGGGAFSGKDPSKVDRSAAYAMRWVAKNVVAAGLARRCEVQVAYAIGASHPVGLFVETFGTETVPVDRLTKAIREVFDLRPAAIVRDLNLLRPIYSRTAAYGHFGRELADFTWERTDRVLDLHSALG, translated from the coding sequence ATGACCGATGCCTCCCAGCGCCTGTTCACGTCCGAGTCCGTGACCGAGGGACACCCCGACAAGGTCTGCGACCAGATCTCGGACGGCATCCTCGACGCGATGATCGCGCAGGACCCGCATGCCCGGGTCGCGGTCGAGACCATGGTGACCACGGGCCTGGTGCACGTGGCCGGCGAGGTGACGACCGAGGCGTACGTCGAGATCCCGCAGGTCGTCCGCGAGGTGCTCAACCGGATCGGCTACACGTCCTCGACGATCGGGTTCGACGCGCACTCGTGCGGTGTCTCGGTCTCGATCGGCCAGCAGTCGCCCGACATCGCCGCCGGTGTCGACAAGGCGTGGGAGATCCGCCAGGACTCGGGCGACCTCGACCCGCTCGACGCCCAGGGCGCCGGCGACCAGGGCCTGATGTTCGGCTACGCGAGCGACGAGACGCCGTCGCTGATGCCGTTGCCCATCTGGCTGGCCCACCGCCTCGCCGAGCGGCTCGCGATCATCCGCAAGGAAGGCACGATCGACTACCTCCGCCCGGACGGCAAGACCCAGGTCACCATCGCCTACGACGGGGACCGTCCGGTCCGCCTGGACACCGTCGTCGTGTCGACCCAGCACGACCCGGGCATCTCGCTCGAGACCCAGCTCGCCCCCGAGGTCGCCGAGCACGTCGTCGCGCCGATGCTCGAGGGCCTCGAGCTGGACACCACGGGACATCGACTGCTGATCAACCCGACCGGCACGTTCGTCATCGGCGGGCCGCAGGGCGACGCCGGCCTGACCGGACGCAAGATCATCGTCGACACCTACGGCGGGATGGCGCGACACGGCGGCGGGGCGTTCTCCGGCAAGGACCCGTCGAAGGTCGACCGCTCGGCCGCCTACGCGATGCGATGGGTCGCGAAGAACGTCGTAGCCGCAGGCCTCGCCCGTCGGTGCGAGGTCCAGGTCGCCTACGCGATCGGCGCATCCCACCCGGTCGGCCTGTTCGTGGAGACGTTCGGCACCGAGACCGTTCCGGTCGACCGTCTCACCAAGGCGATCCGTGAGGTCTTCGACCTGCGCCCCGCCGCCATCGTGCGGGACCTCAACCTGCTGCGACCGATCTACTCGCGCACCGCCGCCTACGGGCACTTCGGTCGCGAGCTCGCCGACTTCACCTGGGAGCGCACCGACCGGGTGCTCGACCTGCACTCTGCCCTCGGCTGA